The following coding sequences lie in one Halogeometricum rufum genomic window:
- a CDS encoding glycosyltransferase family 4 protein → MDLDSARVAMLYQDPHPAHAGFAEAVGADLVDFRGFAPDWVGDGVPADVVNGLRAPAYDVYLVEGSRPLYAALVNRVVRGSRLVYLCADHGLYSLGRDDFEGSSGLKSLVGRFGTPAIRAVGHRYVDGVVAVSEFAADFTRPVVGDDAPIEVAHPYVQPDVYDALGGVSPALDDKVAVTVGRPSRYKGVDLLVEAWPRVRERHPEAELHVVGGGHPESYERTEGVTVRGYVEDLSDALAPASVYVQPSRMDTFPVSVLEAMRAGLPPVVTDTTGTRSEARRIDPSLVVSPTPASIAEGVATYFDRAPAERRRLSDRARERGSTFDADSRRAAFAEAFRRVLEAL, encoded by the coding sequence ATGGACCTCGACTCCGCCCGCGTCGCGATGCTGTATCAGGACCCGCACCCGGCCCACGCGGGATTCGCCGAGGCCGTCGGCGCCGACCTCGTCGACTTCCGGGGGTTCGCGCCCGACTGGGTCGGCGACGGCGTCCCGGCGGACGTGGTGAACGGCCTCCGCGCGCCCGCCTACGACGTCTACCTCGTCGAGGGCTCTCGACCGCTCTACGCCGCCCTCGTCAACCGCGTCGTCCGCGGGTCGCGCCTCGTCTACCTCTGTGCGGACCACGGGCTGTACAGCCTCGGCCGCGACGACTTCGAGGGGAGTTCGGGGCTGAAGTCGCTGGTCGGCCGGTTCGGGACGCCGGCGATTCGGGCCGTCGGGCACCGCTACGTCGACGGCGTCGTCGCCGTCTCCGAGTTCGCCGCCGACTTCACCCGTCCCGTCGTCGGCGACGACGCCCCCATCGAAGTCGCGCACCCGTACGTCCAACCGGACGTGTACGACGCGCTGGGCGGGGTCTCGCCCGCGCTGGACGACAAAGTGGCGGTCACCGTCGGCCGGCCGAGTCGGTACAAGGGCGTGGACCTGCTCGTCGAGGCGTGGCCGCGGGTCCGGGAGCGACACCCCGAGGCCGAACTCCACGTCGTCGGCGGCGGCCACCCCGAGTCGTACGAACGGACCGAGGGCGTCACCGTCCGCGGCTACGTCGAGGACCTCTCGGACGCCCTCGCGCCGGCGTCCGTCTACGTCCAACCGTCCCGGATGGACACGTTCCCCGTGAGCGTCCTCGAGGCGATGCGCGCCGGCCTCCCGCCCGTCGTCACCGACACGACCGGCACCCGGTCGGAGGCGCGCCGCATCGACCCCTCCTTGGTCGTCTCGCCCACGCCGGCGTCCATCGCCGAGGGCGTCGCCACGTACTTCGACCGCGCGCCCGCAGAACGGCGGCGACTGTCGGACCGCGCCCGCGAACGCGGGTCGACGTTCGACGCCGACTCCCGGAGGGCCGCGTTCGCCGAGGCGTTCCGCCGCGTACTCGAAGCACTTTAA
- a CDS encoding alkaline phosphatase family protein, translating to MSLGNWLDRAEMQVDQYGPVAGSKAALGSLVSGVSHRLSGLYPRGGTNVYDDEWDLLLVLDACRVDALEAVAPEYDFVPNAVPSIRSVAPNSHLWMERTFAARPEAVADTTYVTANGHVEDFDGDQFARLEKVYEHGFDRELETIPPRAVTDATVSALRSDATPRTIAHYMQPHTPYRSLGLDGLGGGDDKAFRETVWDWILAGKLSRDEAWEHYLDNLRWVLDDVELLLRSVDADRVVVTADHGEAYGEWGAYGHSATGEFDGLRRVPWVVTDATDDGEYEPTAAESDDEQVDVDEQLKYLGYV from the coding sequence ATGAGCCTCGGGAACTGGCTGGACCGCGCGGAGATGCAGGTAGACCAGTACGGCCCGGTCGCGGGGTCGAAGGCGGCCCTCGGGTCGCTGGTGTCGGGGGTCTCGCACCGACTCAGCGGGCTGTACCCGCGCGGCGGGACGAACGTCTACGACGACGAGTGGGACCTCCTCCTGGTCCTCGACGCCTGCCGCGTGGACGCCCTGGAGGCCGTCGCGCCCGAGTACGACTTCGTCCCGAACGCGGTCCCCAGCATCCGGTCGGTCGCCCCCAACTCCCACCTCTGGATGGAGCGGACGTTCGCGGCGCGGCCCGAGGCGGTGGCCGACACGACGTACGTCACCGCCAACGGCCACGTCGAGGACTTCGACGGCGACCAGTTCGCCCGGTTGGAGAAGGTGTACGAGCACGGCTTCGACCGGGAGTTGGAGACGATTCCGCCGCGAGCGGTGACGGACGCGACGGTTTCGGCGCTCCGGTCGGACGCGACGCCCCGAACCATCGCCCACTACATGCAGCCGCACACTCCCTATCGCTCGCTCGGACTGGACGGCCTCGGCGGCGGCGACGACAAGGCGTTCCGCGAGACGGTGTGGGACTGGATTCTCGCCGGGAAACTCTCCCGAGACGAGGCGTGGGAGCACTACCTCGACAACCTCCGGTGGGTGCTGGACGACGTGGAACTCCTCCTCCGGAGCGTCGACGCCGACCGGGTGGTCGTCACCGCGGACCACGGCGAGGCGTACGGCGAGTGGGGCGCGTACGGCCACTCGGCGACGGGCGAGTTCGACGGACTCAGGCGGGTTCCGTGGGTTGTGACCGACGCCACCGACGACGGCGAGTACGAACCCACGGCCGCCGAGTCCGACGACGAACAGGTCGACGTGGACGAACAGCTGAAGTACCTCGGCTACGTCTGA